A single Brachybacterium sillae DNA region contains:
- a CDS encoding sulfite exporter TauE/SafE family protein — MDILPLLILLVLGTAAGAINAAVGSGSLFTLPVLIALGVPPGTAVRTNTLGILFSTIGSVAGFRREIAADRAGIGPVSILAVIGAMTGACLLLVSPPGALEIVVPILIVAALVLVVFQKRIAAAIRSRQDRSREHRVPPGREVVERHPYRRPALVASMGAASLYGGYFTAAQGVLYMAILSALSGRSLSEVNPVKNWLSLLVNAAAVLVYLVAHLVWGAEILWIASAAIAVGALLGGYFGARLAKKLPDPVLRGAIVVVALVALVRHVL; from the coding sequence GTGGACATCCTTCCCCTGCTGATCCTGCTGGTCCTGGGCACCGCCGCCGGCGCCATCAATGCGGCCGTCGGCTCCGGATCGCTGTTCACCCTGCCGGTGCTGATCGCGCTCGGGGTCCCGCCGGGAACCGCGGTGCGCACCAACACGCTCGGCATCCTGTTCTCCACGATCGGGTCCGTGGCCGGGTTCCGTCGGGAGATCGCCGCCGACCGCGCGGGTATCGGCCCCGTGAGCATCCTCGCGGTGATCGGTGCGATGACCGGTGCCTGTCTGCTACTGGTCTCTCCTCCCGGCGCGCTGGAGATCGTGGTGCCGATCCTCATCGTCGCCGCTCTGGTCCTGGTCGTGTTCCAGAAGCGGATCGCCGCCGCGATCCGCTCCCGGCAGGATCGATCTCGGGAGCACCGGGTCCCCCCAGGGCGTGAGGTCGTCGAGCGCCACCCGTACCGGCGCCCAGCGCTCGTCGCCTCCATGGGGGCCGCCTCGCTGTACGGCGGCTACTTCACGGCCGCCCAGGGCGTCCTGTACATGGCGATCCTCAGCGCTCTGTCAGGCCGCTCGCTGAGCGAGGTCAACCCGGTGAAGAACTGGCTGAGCCTGCTGGTCAACGCCGCCGCGGTGCTCGTCTACCTGGTCGCGCACCTGGTGTGGGGTGCGGAGATCCTCTGGATCGCCTCGGCGGCGATCGCGGTCGGGGCACTTCTCGGCGGCTACTTCGGGGCGCGGCTCGCCAAGAAGCTGCCCGATCCGGTGCTGCGCGGCGCGATCGTCGTCGTCGCGCTGGTCGCGCTGGTCCGTCACGTGCTGTGA
- the tpx gene encoding thiol peroxidase produces MADITLKGENVHTAGELPPVGSTAPAAELVGADLGVVRTGDFAGRRLVLNIFPSVDTGVCAMSVRTFNQRAADLDDTTVLCVSKDLPFALDRFCAAEGIENVVVASAFRSTFGEDYGVTFTDGPLQGLLSRAVVVIDRDGTVRYTEQVPETGQEPDYDAALAALTA; encoded by the coding sequence ATGGCTGACATCACTCTGAAGGGCGAGAACGTCCACACCGCCGGTGAGCTGCCGCCGGTCGGCTCCACCGCCCCCGCGGCCGAGCTGGTCGGCGCCGATCTGGGCGTCGTCCGCACCGGTGACTTCGCGGGCCGCCGCCTCGTGCTGAACATCTTCCCCTCCGTCGACACCGGCGTGTGCGCCATGAGCGTGCGCACCTTCAACCAGCGGGCCGCCGACCTCGACGACACCACCGTGCTGTGTGTCTCGAAGGACCTGCCGTTCGCTCTGGACCGCTTCTGCGCGGCCGAGGGCATCGAGAACGTCGTCGTGGCCTCCGCCTTCCGCTCCACCTTCGGCGAGGACTACGGCGTGACCTTCACCGACGGTCCGCTGCAGGGCCTGCTCTCCCGCGCCGTCGTCGTCATCGACCGCGACGGCACCGTGCGGTACACCGAGCAGGTGCCGGAGACCGGCCAGGAGCCTGACTACGACGCCGCCCTCGCGGCACTGACGGCCTGA
- a CDS encoding polyphosphate kinase 2 family protein, with amino-acid sequence MAHRSASSHPSASSAEALASSEAPRGVRIPAGWTGSVTEIDPGSTPGADGGKAEGEKALAGGVENLSELQERLYAASRGGDRRAVLLVVQGMDTSGKGGIMRHVVGAVDPQGVDLTAFKAPTDEEKRHDFLWRIRPHAPAPGMIGVFDRSHYEDVLIHRVHGWADAAEIDRRYAAIRDFEQELVDAGTTVVKVMLHISHAEQGERLMERLERPDKHWKYNPGDVDERGHWDAYMDAYDAALRATSTESAPWTVVPADRKWYARLVVQQLLLDALRAIDPQWPTADFDVEQEKQRLRATLG; translated from the coding sequence ATGGCACATCGCTCCGCGTCCTCACATCCGTCCGCGTCCTCCGCTGAGGCCCTTGCGTCCTCCGAGGCGCCCCGCGGGGTCCGCATCCCCGCCGGGTGGACGGGGTCGGTCACCGAGATCGACCCCGGTTCCACCCCCGGCGCCGACGGCGGGAAGGCCGAGGGGGAGAAGGCCCTCGCGGGCGGTGTCGAGAACCTGTCCGAGCTGCAGGAGCGTCTGTACGCCGCCTCCCGTGGAGGAGATCGCCGCGCCGTGCTGCTGGTGGTGCAGGGCATGGACACCTCCGGCAAGGGCGGCATCATGCGCCATGTCGTCGGGGCTGTGGACCCGCAGGGCGTCGACCTCACCGCCTTCAAGGCCCCCACTGACGAGGAGAAGCGCCACGACTTCCTGTGGCGCATCCGCCCGCATGCCCCCGCCCCCGGCATGATCGGGGTGTTCGACCGCTCCCACTACGAGGATGTGCTGATCCACCGTGTCCACGGCTGGGCCGACGCCGCCGAGATCGACCGCCGCTACGCCGCCATCCGCGACTTCGAGCAGGAGCTCGTGGACGCCGGAACCACCGTGGTGAAGGTGATGCTGCACATCTCCCACGCCGAGCAGGGCGAGCGGCTGATGGAGCGACTGGAACGGCCCGACAAGCACTGGAAGTACAACCCCGGTGATGTCGACGAGCGCGGCCACTGGGACGCCTACATGGACGCCTACGACGCCGCGCTGCGCGCCACCAGCACCGAGTCGGCACCGTGGACCGTCGTGCCCGCCGACCGCAAGTGGTACGCGCGCCTGGTCGTGCAGCAACTCCTGCTCGATGCGTTGCGGGCGATCGACCCGCAGTGGCCCACGGCGGACTTCGACGTCGAGCAGGAGAAGCAGCGCCTGCGGGCCACCCTCGGCTGA
- a CDS encoding GNAT family N-acetyltransferase yields the protein MTATVRDDENTHRYVIEDGGEIVGFARYTLTGDRIAVVHTEVPEEHQGKGYAGVLVREMLADIRERVLGLLPYCPLVRRTVAKHPDQYLDLVPADARDEFDLPADA from the coding sequence ATGACCGCCACCGTCCGCGACGACGAAAACACCCACCGTTACGTGATCGAGGACGGCGGTGAGATCGTCGGGTTCGCCCGCTACACCCTCACGGGCGACCGCATCGCCGTGGTCCACACCGAGGTGCCCGAGGAGCACCAGGGCAAGGGCTACGCCGGGGTGCTTGTGCGGGAGATGCTCGCCGACATCCGTGAGCGCGTCCTCGGTCTGCTGCCGTACTGCCCGCTGGTGCGTCGCACCGTCGCCAAGCACCCCGATCAGTACCTGGACCTGGTGCCGGCCGACGCCCGCGACGAGTTCGACCTCCCCGCCGACGCCTGA
- a CDS encoding MFS transporter — MALAAGIFVLITIEELPIGVLTLMAQDLGVSTGTAGLTVTVPGLFAALVSLVVPVVAGRLDRRLLIIASLVAVILSCLLTVLAPDFRTVLAARLLTGLAIGLNWSVLPVVAIRQGGDAPAERSLALAFSGIGAAVVLGVPLASWLGAMLGWRAAFGLVGALAAVVLIVVLFRVRPVPVAEAVGVTGMRRAAAVPGVRAVAAVTLLAVTGQFAVYSYVSPLLQQRGGVGVDLIGPLLLGFGVAGLLGNFAIGPVLERGARGGLLLVVLGIAGGVTAFALLGRTPLSATALLLLWGLCAGALSVAVQAAVVRVSTGVEDAATAINGAAFNASIACGALVGGLLVDRLGLLSSAGGAVALLLAAAVLIALAVPGGTVSGAARTEGAAP, encoded by the coding sequence GTGGCCCTGGCCGCCGGCATCTTCGTGCTCATCACCATCGAGGAGCTGCCCATCGGGGTGCTGACGCTCATGGCGCAGGACCTCGGGGTGAGCACCGGCACGGCGGGCCTCACCGTCACCGTCCCCGGTCTGTTCGCCGCGCTGGTATCGCTGGTGGTGCCGGTGGTCGCCGGGCGTCTCGACCGACGCCTGCTCATCATCGCCTCCCTGGTGGCGGTGATCCTCTCCTGCCTGCTGACGGTGCTCGCTCCCGACTTCCGCACCGTTCTCGCCGCGCGCCTGCTCACCGGCCTCGCCATCGGCCTGAACTGGTCGGTGCTGCCCGTGGTCGCGATCCGCCAGGGTGGTGACGCCCCTGCGGAGCGCTCACTGGCACTGGCCTTCTCCGGCATCGGGGCCGCCGTCGTCCTCGGGGTGCCGTTGGCGTCGTGGCTCGGGGCGATGCTCGGCTGGCGCGCGGCCTTCGGTCTCGTCGGCGCTCTCGCCGCGGTGGTGCTCATCGTGGTCCTGTTCCGGGTGCGGCCGGTGCCCGTGGCGGAAGCGGTGGGTGTGACGGGCATGCGGCGCGCCGCGGCCGTCCCCGGGGTGCGGGCCGTGGCGGCGGTGACACTGCTGGCGGTCACGGGGCAGTTCGCCGTGTACAGCTACGTGAGCCCGCTGCTGCAGCAGCGCGGAGGCGTCGGTGTCGACCTCATCGGGCCGCTGCTTCTCGGCTTCGGCGTGGCGGGGCTCCTCGGCAACTTCGCGATCGGGCCGGTGCTGGAGCGGGGCGCCCGCGGCGGCCTGTTGCTGGTGGTGCTCGGCATCGCCGGCGGTGTCACCGCGTTCGCGCTGCTGGGGCGGACCCCCCTGAGCGCGACCGCCCTTCTGCTGCTGTGGGGTCTGTGCGCCGGGGCGCTGTCCGTGGCGGTGCAGGCCGCGGTGGTGAGGGTCTCCACCGGGGTGGAGGATGCCGCCACCGCCATCAACGGCGCCGCCTTCAACGCCTCCATCGCCTGCGGCGCCCTCGTCGGGGGTCTGCTGGTGGACCGTCTGGGACTGCTGTCCTCGGCCGGGGGAGCGGTGGCGCTGCTGCTCGCGGCCGCCGTGCTCATCGCGCTCGCCGTGCCGGGCGGTACCGTGAGCGGCGCAGCACGCACCGAAGGAGCAGCGCCATGA
- a CDS encoding DUF808 domain-containing protein, producing the protein MAGGLAALLDDVAALARLAAASADDVAAASARASAKAAGVVVDDAAVTPQYVRGIEPMREVPIIAKIARGSLINKLLVILPVALLLSQFLPWLLTPLLMLGGTYLCFEGAEKLWEHLRGHHAADQAAVEQGPEAEKKIVSSAVRTDLILSAEIMVIALNEVADQPLLNRAMILIVVGVAITLLVYGAVALLVKIDDIGLGMMEKESEASQRTGRMLVAAMPKVMTAISWIGMIAMLWVGGHIILVGLDELGWHAPYAAVHHLEEAVHGVPGVGAALAWLVNTFFSFLLGLAWGAVIVALLHLLPFGKKHGADGHGDATHGHGATAQGAGSDSAAAHSEGAPCGSVAVDDSTGGAQRSR; encoded by the coding sequence ATGGCCGGTGGCCTCGCCGCCCTTCTCGACGACGTCGCCGCGCTCGCGCGCCTGGCGGCCGCCAGCGCCGACGACGTCGCCGCCGCCAGTGCCCGCGCGAGTGCGAAGGCCGCTGGCGTGGTGGTGGATGACGCCGCCGTCACCCCGCAGTATGTGCGCGGCATCGAGCCCATGCGTGAAGTGCCGATCATCGCGAAGATCGCGCGCGGCTCCCTGATCAACAAACTGCTCGTGATCCTGCCGGTCGCGCTGCTGCTGTCGCAGTTCCTGCCATGGTTGCTGACGCCGCTGCTGATGCTCGGCGGCACCTACCTGTGCTTCGAGGGCGCAGAGAAGCTGTGGGAGCACCTGCGCGGTCACCACGCCGCCGACCAGGCCGCGGTGGAGCAGGGCCCTGAGGCGGAGAAGAAGATCGTCTCCAGTGCTGTGCGCACCGACCTAATCCTCTCCGCGGAGATCATGGTCATCGCCCTGAACGAGGTGGCCGACCAGCCGCTGCTGAACCGGGCGATGATTCTCATCGTCGTCGGTGTGGCGATCACACTGCTGGTGTACGGGGCGGTGGCGCTGCTGGTGAAGATCGACGACATCGGCCTGGGCATGATGGAGAAGGAGTCCGAGGCCTCGCAGCGCACCGGACGGATGCTGGTCGCCGCCATGCCGAAGGTGATGACGGCGATCAGTTGGATCGGCATGATCGCCATGCTCTGGGTGGGCGGCCACATCATCCTGGTGGGCCTGGACGAGCTGGGGTGGCACGCCCCGTACGCCGCGGTGCATCACCTGGAGGAGGCCGTGCACGGGGTCCCCGGGGTCGGTGCTGCCCTGGCATGGCTGGTGAACACCTTCTTCTCGTTCCTGCTGGGCCTGGCCTGGGGTGCGGTGATCGTCGCGCTGCTGCACCTGCTGCCGTTCGGGAAGAAGCACGGCGCGGACGGCCACGGTGATGCCACCCACGGCCACGGTGCTACCGCGCAGGGGGCGGGCTCGGACTCCGCTGCCGCACACTCCGAGGGCGCGCCCTGCGGCAGTGTCGCCGTGGACGACTCGACCGGCGGGGCTCAGCGCAGCCGGTGA
- a CDS encoding YdcF family protein: protein MRSLVTRGSAPRVLAAATLGTLIAAQVAAEVVAHRATRALVGPRREGSLVVMVLGYGNVSATRANVINRWRVRAGLRSLDSAAPRSVLLLTGGCERGPVPEAELMARYARTERGFTGEILQESASRSTVENVHLSAPQLEEFDRIRIVSQPLHAQLARAYLHTWYPHLARCLERGEEHRWWEGIGVRFGELRLGVPALRRARREGHRLR, encoded by the coding sequence GTGAGGTCGCTCGTGACGCGCGGCTCTGCTCCCCGGGTCCTCGCCGCGGCGACGCTCGGCACCCTCATCGCCGCGCAGGTGGCCGCAGAGGTCGTCGCCCACCGCGCCACCCGGGCGCTGGTCGGGCCGCGCCGCGAGGGCAGCCTGGTGGTGATGGTCCTCGGCTACGGCAACGTGTCGGCCACGCGGGCGAACGTCATCAACCGCTGGCGGGTGCGGGCGGGACTGCGGTCACTGGACTCGGCCGCGCCCCGCTCTGTCCTGCTGCTGACCGGCGGCTGCGAGCGCGGACCAGTCCCGGAGGCCGAGCTCATGGCCCGCTACGCCCGCACCGAACGCGGCTTCACCGGGGAGATCCTGCAGGAGAGCGCCTCCCGCAGCACCGTGGAGAACGTGCACCTCAGTGCGCCGCAGCTCGAGGAGTTCGACCGGATCCGAATCGTCTCCCAACCCCTGCACGCCCAGCTGGCCCGCGCCTACCTGCACACCTGGTACCCGCACCTCGCGCGGTGCCTGGAGCGCGGCGAGGAGCACCGCTGGTGGGAGGGTATCGGCGTACGGTTCGGGGAACTGCGGCTGGGCGTGCCGGCGCTGCGACGCGCCCGCCGCGAGGGTCACCGGCTGCGCTGA
- a CDS encoding GNAT family N-acetyltransferase, with translation MPPTDGVEPTDPTRASGDVPADAATDWPLRTDRLLLRGISPADAPALQRYYARADVARYLLDDPWDADRARAEAERRTGRLRLDGPPRAVNLAVEHEGTVIGDIAVWMTGRQRGEAEISWVFDPDSGGRGLATDAVAAVVTQVMDHGPVRRLVARMDARNTRSARLAARLGMVREGRHRADWWIKGEWTDTLVFALLPTDPRPRRSETERSTG, from the coding sequence ATGCCCCCCACCGACGGTGTCGAGCCGACCGATCCCACCCGCGCCTCCGGCGACGTGCCCGCCGATGCCGCCACCGACTGGCCGCTGCGCACCGACCGCCTGCTGCTGCGCGGCATCAGCCCCGCCGACGCCCCGGCGCTGCAGCGGTACTACGCCCGGGCGGATGTCGCCCGGTACCTGCTCGATGACCCCTGGGATGCGGACAGGGCCCGGGCCGAGGCCGAGCGCCGCACCGGCCGGCTGCGCCTGGACGGCCCGCCCCGCGCTGTGAACCTCGCCGTCGAGCATGAGGGCACGGTGATCGGTGACATCGCCGTGTGGATGACCGGGCGCCAGCGCGGCGAGGCGGAGATCAGCTGGGTGTTCGACCCCGACAGCGGCGGTCGGGGCCTCGCCACCGACGCGGTCGCGGCCGTGGTCACCCAGGTCATGGACCACGGGCCGGTGCGTCGCCTGGTCGCGCGGATGGACGCCCGGAACACCAGGTCCGCCCGCCTGGCCGCACGGCTCGGCATGGTGCGCGAGGGACGGCACCGGGCCGACTGGTGGATCAAGGGGGAGTGGACCGACACCCTCGTCTTCGCGCTGCTGCCCACCGATCCGCGGCCCCGTCGATCCGAGACCGAGCGGAGCACCGGGTGA
- a CDS encoding alpha-amylase family protein, producing MLISQTADLWWKSAVVYCLDIETFFDADDDGVGDISGLVQRIDYLAELGVTCLWLMPFSPSGGRDDGYDITDHLAVDPRLGDVGDMVDLVRTAKSRGMRVIMDLVVNHTSDKHPWFRQARRSPDNRFRDYYVWADEPPGDTSDLVVFPDAEDSVWQYDEKAGQYYLHNFYREQPDLNVANPAVQAEIAKIIGFWMQMGMDGFRVDAVPFFLDDRGLTPQWRERFSDPHGYLRDLSFLVRRRQGDAILLGEVNLDYEEQVDYFGGEDGDELTMMFDFELMQRTHLAFARQDATPIAETLRRRPALSRRSQFATFLRNHDELTLDKLTDSERQEVFDAFGPEEDMQLFGRGLRRRLPPMLEGDPRRLRMAYSLLFSLPGTPVLFYGEEIGMGENLERPGRMAVRTPMQWTAGKNGGFSVVPPSRLVAPLTTGAYGPEHVNAEDQRRDPDSLLAFLTALAHRYRECPEVGMGSTAVLETDRPAVLAHCCTWTPYGGGSSRSLLVHNLSHEATTVEMHLPQQTEGTELLDLFSHERHEVGRDGLVRLELDAYGHHWLRLLTPDDRRLR from the coding sequence GTGCTGATCTCGCAGACCGCCGATCTGTGGTGGAAGAGCGCCGTCGTCTACTGCCTGGACATCGAGACGTTCTTCGATGCCGACGACGACGGGGTGGGTGACATCTCCGGCCTGGTGCAGCGCATCGACTACCTGGCGGAGCTGGGGGTGACGTGTCTGTGGCTGATGCCGTTCAGCCCCAGCGGCGGTCGCGATGACGGGTATGACATCACCGACCACCTGGCGGTCGATCCGCGGCTGGGCGACGTCGGCGACATGGTGGATCTGGTGCGCACCGCGAAGAGCCGCGGCATGCGCGTGATCATGGACCTGGTCGTGAACCACACCTCCGACAAGCACCCGTGGTTCCGTCAGGCCCGCCGCTCCCCCGACAACCGTTTCCGGGACTACTACGTGTGGGCCGACGAACCCCCGGGGGACACCTCCGACCTGGTGGTCTTCCCCGACGCCGAGGACTCCGTGTGGCAGTACGACGAGAAGGCCGGGCAGTACTACCTGCACAACTTCTACCGGGAGCAGCCCGACCTGAACGTCGCCAACCCGGCGGTGCAGGCGGAGATCGCGAAGATCATCGGTTTCTGGATGCAGATGGGCATGGACGGTTTCCGCGTGGATGCGGTGCCGTTCTTCCTCGACGACCGCGGCCTCACCCCGCAGTGGCGCGAGCGGTTCTCCGATCCCCACGGTTACCTGCGGGACCTGTCGTTCCTGGTGCGCCGCCGGCAGGGGGACGCGATCCTGCTGGGTGAGGTGAACCTCGACTACGAGGAGCAGGTGGACTACTTCGGTGGGGAGGACGGCGACGAGCTGACGATGATGTTCGACTTCGAACTCATGCAGCGCACCCACCTGGCGTTCGCCCGGCAGGACGCCACCCCGATCGCGGAGACTCTGCGACGACGCCCGGCGCTGTCACGGCGCAGCCAGTTCGCCACCTTCCTGCGCAACCACGACGAGCTCACCCTCGACAAGCTCACCGACTCCGAACGGCAGGAGGTGTTCGACGCCTTCGGCCCCGAGGAGGACATGCAGCTGTTCGGCCGCGGACTGCGGCGCCGCCTCCCCCCGATGCTGGAGGGTGATCCGCGCCGCCTGCGGATGGCGTACTCGCTGCTGTTCTCCCTGCCCGGCACCCCCGTGCTGTTCTATGGGGAGGAGATCGGCATGGGCGAGAACCTGGAGCGGCCCGGCCGGATGGCGGTGCGCACCCCGATGCAGTGGACGGCCGGGAAGAACGGCGGGTTCTCCGTGGTGCCGCCGTCACGCCTGGTCGCACCGCTCACCACCGGCGCCTACGGGCCGGAGCACGTCAACGCCGAGGACCAGCGGCGCGACCCGGACTCGCTGTTGGCGTTCCTCACCGCGCTGGCGCACCGGTACCGGGAGTGCCCCGAGGTGGGGATGGGCTCGACGGCGGTGCTGGAGACCGACCGCCCCGCCGTGCTCGCGCACTGCTGCACCTGGACCCCGTATGGCGGGGGCTCGTCCCGCTCCCTGCTGGTGCACAACCTCTCCCATGAGGCCACCACCGTGGAGATGCACCTGCCGCAGCAGACGGAGGGGACGGAGCTGTTGGACCTGTTCAGCCACGAGCGGCATGAGGTGGGTCGCGACGGCCTGGTGCGCCTGGAGCTGGACGCCTATGGGCATCACTGGCTGCGGCTGCTCACGCCCGACGACCGGCGCCTGCGCTGA
- a CDS encoding M20 metallopeptidase family protein, with product MTPASVLDALDRRAEETAGDMIEWRHHLHQHPELSNREEQTAAFIAERLAEFDLDEVRTDVAGHGVVAVLRGGAEPDGDTAGTVLLRADIDALPVPDESAVDFASEVIDTGYPGGPFPVSHACGHDCHTAMLLGAMRILAEQRDQNPGTIVAVFQPAEEGAPPDELGGARHILDEGALDGLEPTMAFGMHVQPFPKGMVAARAGNQFGASCMVKITVTGEQVHGSTPWKGKDPMPAAGSILSGIGQIYRQLNAFDAFTVSIGHVQDVGRFNVIGRTVTLWGTIRATRQERMQELQERVERLAVGSTEAMGCTAEVEFLQDVPPVHNRTEWVEALSPTFADVVGAEKVLPSPPTLGYDDVSEFVNRYGGLYVGLGVQDTQLNEAGDDLENEPGGRGMVPNHHPAFYADNETLVKGVLLHAHVAVDHLWGRATV from the coding sequence ATGACACCCGCCTCCGTCCTCGACGCACTCGACCGCAGGGCCGAGGAGACCGCCGGGGACATGATCGAGTGGCGCCACCACCTGCATCAGCATCCGGAGCTGTCGAACCGGGAGGAGCAGACCGCGGCGTTCATCGCCGAGCGGCTGGCCGAGTTCGACCTTGACGAGGTCCGCACCGACGTGGCCGGCCACGGGGTGGTGGCGGTGCTGCGCGGCGGAGCCGAGCCCGACGGGGACACGGCCGGCACCGTGCTGCTGCGGGCCGACATCGACGCCCTGCCGGTGCCGGATGAGTCGGCCGTGGATTTCGCCTCCGAGGTGATAGACACCGGGTACCCGGGCGGGCCGTTCCCCGTCTCCCACGCCTGCGGGCACGACTGCCACACCGCCATGCTGCTCGGGGCGATGCGGATCCTCGCCGAACAGCGCGATCAGAACCCCGGCACGATCGTCGCGGTGTTCCAGCCGGCCGAGGAGGGCGCCCCGCCGGATGAGCTCGGCGGTGCCCGCCACATACTCGACGAGGGCGCCCTGGACGGTCTCGAGCCGACGATGGCCTTCGGCATGCACGTCCAGCCCTTCCCCAAGGGCATGGTGGCGGCGCGGGCCGGCAACCAGTTCGGGGCTTCGTGCATGGTGAAGATCACCGTCACCGGGGAGCAGGTGCACGGTTCCACCCCGTGGAAGGGCAAGGACCCGATGCCCGCCGCCGGGTCGATCCTCAGTGGGATCGGGCAGATCTACCGGCAGCTCAATGCCTTCGACGCGTTCACCGTGTCGATCGGGCACGTGCAGGACGTCGGCCGGTTCAACGTCATCGGTCGCACGGTCACGCTGTGGGGCACGATCCGCGCCACCCGTCAGGAGCGGATGCAGGAGCTGCAGGAGCGGGTGGAGCGCCTGGCCGTCGGCAGCACCGAGGCGATGGGGTGCACCGCCGAGGTGGAGTTCCTGCAGGATGTGCCGCCGGTCCACAACCGCACCGAGTGGGTGGAGGCCCTCTCCCCCACCTTCGCCGACGTCGTGGGCGCGGAGAAGGTGCTGCCGTCACCCCCGACGCTCGGCTACGACGACGTCTCGGAGTTCGTCAACCGCTACGGCGGGCTCTACGTCGGTCTCGGAGTGCAGGACACGCAGCTGAACGAGGCCGGTGACGACCTGGAGAACGAACCCGGGGGCCGCGGCATGGTCCCGAACCACCATCCCGCGTTCTACGCCGATAACGAGACCCTGGTGAAGGGCGTGCTGTTGCACGCGCATGTCGCCGTCGACCATCTGTGGGGCCGCGCGACGGTCTGA
- a CDS encoding NADP-dependent oxidoreductase, whose protein sequence is MTAVQFHLASRPHGEPTAENFRRVEVPMPQATPGAVVVRNAFVSVDPYMRSRMNDAEGYAAKYELDEPLYGGAVGEVIDSQDDALPVGTWVSHGLGWRTHALVPVERAQTIDVEAAPAPSYLGTLGMTGMTGWVGLTQVAQMREGDVVFVSGAAGAVGSLVGQLARELGASRVIGSAGSPEKVARLRELGFDAAFDYHDGPVADQLREAAPDGIDVYFDNVGGDHLEAALENMRLFGRIAMCGAISQYNRTGAPQGPANLTTAIGRCVRLEGFVVGQYSHLRDDFVAQVVPLVRQGRIHSDETIRDGIDATPQAFIDLLRGANTGKMLVRL, encoded by the coding sequence ATGACCGCCGTCCAGTTCCACCTCGCCTCCCGCCCCCACGGGGAGCCCACTGCCGAGAACTTCCGCCGCGTCGAGGTGCCGATGCCGCAGGCCACCCCGGGCGCCGTGGTGGTGCGCAACGCGTTCGTCTCCGTCGACCCGTACATGCGCTCCCGCATGAACGACGCCGAGGGGTACGCCGCGAAGTACGAGCTCGACGAGCCGCTGTACGGCGGCGCCGTCGGCGAGGTCATCGATTCGCAGGACGATGCCCTGCCGGTCGGGACCTGGGTCAGCCACGGCCTCGGCTGGCGCACCCACGCCCTGGTGCCGGTGGAGCGGGCGCAGACCATCGACGTCGAGGCCGCCCCGGCGCCGTCCTACCTCGGCACCCTCGGCATGACCGGGATGACCGGCTGGGTCGGCCTCACCCAGGTGGCACAGATGCGTGAGGGCGATGTGGTGTTCGTCAGTGGTGCGGCTGGCGCCGTCGGCTCCCTCGTCGGGCAGCTGGCGCGGGAACTCGGCGCCTCCCGGGTGATCGGTTCCGCCGGCAGTCCCGAGAAGGTGGCGCGCCTGCGGGAGCTCGGCTTCGACGCCGCCTTCGACTACCACGACGGCCCGGTCGCCGATCAGCTGCGCGAGGCCGCCCCCGACGGCATCGACGTGTACTTCGACAACGTCGGCGGGGACCACCTGGAGGCGGCGCTGGAGAACATGCGGCTGTTCGGACGCATCGCGATGTGCGGGGCCATCTCCCAGTACAACCGCACCGGCGCGCCGCAGGGACCGGCGAACCTCACCACCGCCATCGGCCGCTGCGTGCGTCTGGAGGGCTTCGTGGTCGGTCAGTACTCCCATCTGCGCGACGACTTCGTGGCACAGGTGGTGCCGCTGGTGCGGCAGGGCCGCATCCACTCGGACGAGACGATCCGCGATGGCATCGACGCCACGCCGCAGGCATTCATCGACCTGCTGCGCGGCGCGAACACCGGCAAGATGCTCGTCAGGCTGTGA
- a CDS encoding putative quinol monooxygenase → MILINVKFPVKPEYVDEWPRIIEDFTRATREEPGNLWFEWSRSLEDPNTFVLLEAFTDDGAEPHVTSEHFRVMQREFPQYLAATPQIVSRQVEGEEGWGPMGELSVED, encoded by the coding sequence ATGATCCTCATCAACGTGAAGTTCCCGGTGAAGCCCGAGTACGTCGACGAGTGGCCGCGGATCATCGAGGACTTCACCCGTGCCACCCGCGAGGAGCCCGGCAACCTGTGGTTCGAGTGGTCCCGCAGCCTGGAGGATCCGAACACCTTTGTCCTGCTGGAGGCCTTCACCGACGACGGCGCCGAGCCGCACGTGACCTCCGAGCACTTCCGGGTCATGCAGCGGGAGTTCCCGCAGTACCTCGCCGCGACGCCGCAGATCGTCTCCCGCCAGGTCGAGGGCGAGGAGGGCTGGGGGCCGATGGGCGAGCTGTCTGTCGAGGATTGA